From Deinococcus sp. KSM4-11, a single genomic window includes:
- a CDS encoding ABC transporter ATP-binding protein: MTLSESKGAPLLPASRPAAPLLDIRDLEVHYRRRRGDPVLRASDRVSLEVSSGETVGVVGESGSGKSTVAKAALGLAPVHAGQIHLAGRDITRLGPRGRRDLSRIMQVVFQDPNASLNPYLTVGRSLAEPLEVHGVRPGPELRQRVADALERVGLSPEAAGRFPAQFSGGQKQRLAIARALIVDPQLVICDEAVSALDLSIQAQILNLLVEQQRGRQLSYLFISHDIEVVRYISDRIYVMYLGQVMETGAASAVTGRPAHPYTQELLDSAPVADPRVQRRRNAAEAARKALRPVASTTAVTHPTGGCPFAPRCTYAIEVCRAESPPLVATDAGGLTACHRYPEWQTLHAQGGGATV; this comes from the coding sequence ATGACGTTGTCCGAATCCAAGGGTGCGCCTTTGCTGCCCGCTTCACGCCCGGCGGCGCCGCTGCTGGACATCCGCGATCTCGAGGTGCACTACCGCCGTCGCCGCGGTGATCCCGTCCTCCGGGCCTCCGACCGCGTCAGCCTCGAGGTGTCCTCCGGTGAGACCGTCGGCGTGGTCGGGGAATCCGGCTCCGGCAAGTCCACGGTCGCCAAGGCCGCCCTGGGCCTCGCACCCGTTCACGCGGGGCAGATTCACCTCGCCGGCCGGGACATCACGCGACTCGGCCCACGGGGCCGACGTGACCTCAGTCGGATCATGCAGGTGGTCTTCCAGGATCCCAACGCCTCGCTCAATCCTTACCTCACCGTCGGGCGATCCCTCGCCGAGCCCCTGGAGGTGCACGGCGTGCGGCCCGGCCCGGAGCTGCGCCAGCGCGTCGCGGACGCGCTCGAACGGGTCGGCCTGTCGCCTGAAGCGGCGGGGCGCTTTCCCGCCCAGTTCTCCGGCGGGCAGAAGCAGCGCCTCGCCATCGCCCGCGCCCTGATCGTCGATCCGCAGCTCGTGATCTGTGACGAGGCCGTCAGCGCCCTCGACCTGTCCATCCAGGCGCAGATCCTCAACCTGCTCGTCGAGCAGCAACGCGGCCGGCAGCTCAGTTACCTGTTCATCAGCCACGACATCGAGGTTGTGCGGTACATCTCCGACCGGATCTACGTGATGTACCTCGGTCAGGTGATGGAGACCGGCGCGGCGAGCGCCGTGACGGGGCGGCCTGCGCATCCGTACACGCAGGAACTCCTGGACTCCGCGCCGGTCGCCGACCCCCGGGTGCAGCGGCGCCGCAACGCTGCAGAGGCCGCCCGCAAGGCCCTGCGGCCCGTGGCGAGTACCACGGCTGTCACGCACCCCACGGGGGGGTGCCCCTTTGCGCCGCGCTGCACGTATGCCATCGAGGTCTGCCGGGCCGAGAGCCCGCCGCTCGTGGCCACCGATGCCGGTGGCCTGACCGCCTGCCACCGCTACCCGGAATGGCAGACCCTGCACGCTCAGGGTGGGGGAGCCACCGTATGA
- the nucS gene encoding endonuclease NucS has translation MIREQLLDPTPSALAAFLNRHTRTRDCLVQVAGLAEVSYRGRAASTAETGTYLVLIKQDGSLQIHHPTGIKPMNWQPKTDELVARVDEDVCMLLASRRSPVELVQVIFLQPQVALALELKAAGGFFLSGSEAQMQETLARSPELIEPGLKVLNRELLVESGGIDLYAQDAQGRYVVVELKRGRATQHAVSQLGRYVRSVEGKVPAGAVVRGILAAPSITAPARLELESRGLEFKEISAWPSVPAEAAQVQPSLFE, from the coding sequence GTGATCCGCGAGCAACTGCTTGATCCCACGCCATCCGCTCTGGCCGCATTCCTGAACCGCCACACGCGCACCCGGGATTGCCTCGTTCAGGTTGCCGGGCTCGCGGAGGTCAGTTACCGCGGCCGCGCCGCGAGCACCGCTGAAACCGGTACCTACCTTGTCCTGATCAAACAGGACGGCAGCCTGCAGATCCACCATCCCACCGGCATCAAACCCATGAACTGGCAACCCAAAACCGACGAGCTCGTGGCGCGGGTGGACGAGGATGTGTGCATGTTGTTGGCCTCCCGGCGCAGCCCCGTCGAGCTCGTGCAAGTGATCTTCCTCCAGCCGCAGGTAGCGCTCGCGCTGGAATTGAAGGCCGCCGGTGGATTCTTCCTGTCGGGCTCCGAGGCGCAGATGCAGGAGACCCTCGCGAGGTCGCCGGAACTGATCGAGCCCGGCCTGAAAGTGCTGAACCGGGAACTGCTGGTTGAGTCTGGCGGCATCGACTTGTACGCACAGGACGCGCAGGGGCGGTATGTGGTGGTGGAACTCAAGCGGGGGCGAGCCACGCAGCATGCGGTCTCGCAGCTGGGGCGGTATGTGCGCTCGGTGGAGGGGAAGGTGCCAGCGGGAGCGGTGGTGCGGGGGATCCTAGCAGCGCCCTCGATCACGGCGCCAGCACGGTTGGAGCTGGAGAGTCGGGGGTTGGAGTTCAAGGAGATCTCGGCGTGGCCGTCGGTACCTGCCGAAGCGGCACAGGTGCAGCCGTCCCTGTTCGAGTGA
- a CDS encoding LysR family transcriptional regulator, whose amino-acid sequence MRLPELRDLQVFAALAEELHFGQAAKRCHITQPALSRTIQRLERELGVTLFERTSRQVHLTTAGHALYPGALQVLSSAERAVHDARAAGKPRQTLRVSSVLPAQARFGHRTLLDVLQSHAPEARLDFRHTPAVTGQVAAIRTGHDDWAVTFSPLDSTKGLAVTPLSQERLMLAVPENMPVPPHGMALNELSLPIMLFPRELSPFHYDQLLAFFAQAAVRPPLIASAPNMELNLKRIAAGECVSLLFECLETQHQFAGVKTCQVTTPVFHFMVVLVQRQA is encoded by the coding sequence ATGCGTCTACCAGAGTTGCGAGACCTGCAGGTCTTTGCTGCCCTGGCAGAAGAACTGCACTTCGGGCAGGCGGCCAAACGATGCCACATCACCCAACCCGCCCTATCGCGCACCATCCAGCGATTGGAACGCGAGCTTGGCGTCACCCTGTTCGAACGCACCAGCCGACAGGTGCACCTCACGACCGCCGGACACGCGCTGTATCCAGGTGCGCTTCAAGTCCTGAGTTCAGCCGAGCGGGCCGTGCACGATGCCCGGGCAGCTGGAAAACCGCGGCAGACCCTCCGGGTGTCCTCAGTTCTGCCAGCCCAGGCCCGCTTTGGTCACCGGACGCTACTCGATGTGCTGCAAAGCCACGCGCCAGAAGCCCGGCTCGACTTTCGGCACACGCCAGCCGTCACGGGACAAGTCGCTGCCATTCGTACTGGCCACGATGACTGGGCCGTGACCTTCTCACCCTTGGATAGCACCAAGGGCCTGGCGGTGACGCCGCTCTCGCAGGAACGGTTGATGCTGGCTGTGCCGGAGAATATGCCCGTCCCGCCGCACGGCATGGCCTTGAACGAGCTCTCGCTCCCCATCATGCTTTTTCCGCGGGAGTTGTCGCCATTCCACTACGACCAGCTCCTGGCATTCTTCGCACAGGCCGCGGTACGTCCCCCACTCATCGCTTCGGCTCCAAACATGGAACTCAACCTGAAGCGCATTGCTGCCGGAGAATGCGTCTCTCTGCTGTTCGAATGTCTGGAAACGCAGCATCAGTTCGCTGGCGTGAAGACGTGTCAGGTCACCACCCCCGTCTTCCACTTCATGGTCGTCCTTGTGCAGCGGCAAGCCTGA
- a CDS encoding alpha/beta hydrolase: MPVDPFLQAFLSTFPPSPEVIEDYDAYRAASEAGAEVLADQVINPGPEVMSRRAVSLPVAGGTIDLLVYVPFTLGPHAAHLFLHGGGWMAGTIHQKFIDAVCRERCVGADCVVVAVNYRKAPEHKFPIPLNDCAAALDWVVANASELNINSSCITISGQSAGANLAAALTLKTRDEGGPRLAFQVLEVPPTDLTKGHLRYECASGYGLSLKDAELCVGAYLRSPEDASNPYASPLLAPDLSGLPPALILTSEYDILRDDGEAYATRLKAEGVPVTYAMYEGHIHGSSAFTKVIASAHAWQGQVIAALLAVHQGCQVVQVPIGS, encoded by the coding sequence GTGCCTGTTGATCCCTTTCTACAAGCCTTTTTGTCCACCTTCCCGCCTTCGCCAGAAGTCATCGAGGACTACGACGCGTACCGCGCGGCAAGTGAAGCTGGTGCCGAGGTTCTCGCCGATCAGGTGATCAACCCTGGCCCGGAGGTCATGAGCCGCCGCGCAGTGTCCCTTCCCGTGGCTGGCGGGACGATCGACCTACTCGTCTATGTTCCGTTCACGCTTGGGCCGCATGCGGCCCATCTGTTCCTGCACGGCGGGGGCTGGATGGCCGGAACCATCCATCAGAAATTCATTGACGCCGTCTGCCGGGAACGGTGCGTCGGTGCGGACTGTGTGGTGGTGGCCGTGAATTACCGGAAGGCACCGGAGCACAAGTTCCCCATTCCGCTGAACGACTGCGCTGCCGCGCTGGACTGGGTGGTGGCGAACGCGAGTGAACTGAACATCAATTCGAGCTGCATCACCATCAGCGGTCAGTCTGCCGGAGCGAACCTCGCGGCAGCGCTCACCCTGAAGACCAGGGATGAAGGTGGCCCTCGCCTGGCGTTCCAGGTTCTGGAAGTTCCCCCGACAGACCTGACAAAGGGGCACCTGCGCTACGAGTGCGCTTCAGGCTACGGCCTGTCCCTGAAGGATGCCGAACTCTGCGTGGGCGCGTACCTCCGGTCGCCGGAAGATGCAAGCAACCCGTATGCGTCGCCCTTGCTGGCCCCTGACCTGTCTGGCCTACCGCCCGCCCTGATTCTCACTTCCGAGTACGACATCCTCCGAGACGACGGGGAAGCATACGCGACGCGTCTGAAGGCGGAGGGCGTGCCTGTGACCTACGCCATGTACGAAGGGCACATCCACGGTTCGAGCGCCTTCACCAAAGTCATTGCGTCCGCGCATGCGTGGCAGGGGCAGGTCATCGCGGCCCTCCTGGCCGTCCATCAGGGTTGCCAGGTGGTGCAGGTTCCTATTGGATCCTGA
- a CDS encoding TetR/AcrR family transcriptional regulator: MISTRMRALQAGIDLVGKGGLRALTHHKVDDHAGLPRGSTSNAFRTRAALLHGVVAFIAEHDLQLVTPMFTPTSAAGLIDVLCGLIDVSTGPGWPLTTARLILFMEASHNAALRAPVVQAREAMEGSIRGAFAHLGAKEPGTAAATMMACAEGIILHRITRHDTSDACPAIALVVTAALA; encoded by the coding sequence GTGATCTCGACCCGCATGCGCGCCCTGCAGGCTGGCATCGACCTCGTGGGTAAGGGTGGCCTCCGCGCCCTGACCCACCACAAGGTCGACGACCATGCCGGCCTCCCCCGCGGCTCCACCTCCAACGCCTTCCGCACCCGCGCTGCCCTGCTGCACGGCGTGGTTGCCTTTATCGCAGAGCATGACCTGCAACTGGTGACGCCGATGTTCACGCCCACGTCCGCCGCAGGACTCATCGACGTCCTGTGCGGCCTGATCGACGTGAGCACCGGGCCCGGCTGGCCGCTGACGACGGCGCGGCTGATCCTGTTCATGGAGGCCAGCCACAACGCGGCCCTGCGCGCGCCCGTGGTGCAGGCGCGGGAAGCCATGGAAGGCTCGATCCGAGGGGCGTTTGCGCACCTGGGGGCGAAGGAACCGGGCACAGCGGCCGCGACAATGATGGCGTGCGCGGAGGGGATCATCCTGCACCGCATCACCCGGCATGACACGTCAGACGCGTGTCCAGCCATTGCCCTGGTGGTCACGGCCGCGCTGGCGTGA
- a CDS encoding alpha/beta hydrolase has protein sequence MPVDPFLQPLLEHLPVNTEPTDFAAWRAASNHQGDVLFTTLGEPGPAIRERQAFTVPVDGGTIEVYVYQPLEAGPHPMHLFLHGGGWMLGTIHGQFNDATCRERCAGAQCVVVAVEYRKAPEHKYPTGLNDCHAALLWAVAHAEKLGINPDLITIGGSSAGANLAAALTLKLRDEGGPRVAFQVLEVPALDLTLTTSTHPELDQGYGLTRPEMELCRRAYLEHLDQAGEPYVSPLKAADLSGLPPAHIMISEFDPLRDDGAVYAERLAQAGVPVTLTLGEGHIHGSSAFTQAMASARAWREELIATLRAAHGIPDTAVAATRVTALLQP, from the coding sequence ATGCCTGTCGATCCTTTCCTTCAACCCCTTCTCGAACACCTGCCCGTCAACACGGAACCCACGGACTTTGCCGCCTGGCGCGCCGCGTCGAACCACCAGGGTGATGTGCTGTTCACGACCCTGGGAGAACCCGGCCCAGCCATCCGTGAACGTCAGGCCTTCACGGTTCCTGTCGACGGGGGAACCATTGAGGTCTACGTCTATCAGCCGCTCGAAGCTGGCCCGCACCCCATGCATCTGTTCCTGCACGGCGGTGGGTGGATGCTCGGTACCATCCACGGCCAGTTCAACGATGCAACGTGCCGGGAACGCTGCGCTGGCGCGCAGTGCGTCGTCGTCGCTGTGGAGTACCGCAAGGCGCCCGAGCACAAGTATCCCACTGGCCTGAACGACTGCCACGCCGCGCTGCTCTGGGCGGTTGCGCACGCCGAAAAACTGGGCATCAACCCGGATCTCATCACCATTGGTGGATCGTCCGCCGGCGCGAACCTCGCAGCGGCGCTCACCCTCAAGCTCCGGGATGAGGGTGGCCCCCGCGTGGCCTTCCAGGTTCTGGAAGTTCCAGCCCTCGACCTGACCCTGACGACCTCGACGCATCCCGAGCTCGACCAGGGGTACGGTCTGACCCGCCCCGAAATGGAACTGTGCCGCCGCGCCTACCTCGAGCACCTGGATCAAGCCGGCGAGCCCTACGTCTCACCCCTCAAGGCCGCTGATCTGTCCGGGCTTCCTCCGGCGCACATCATGATCTCTGAGTTCGATCCACTCCGCGATGATGGCGCCGTGTACGCCGAACGCCTCGCGCAGGCCGGTGTGCCGGTCACCCTGACGCTGGGCGAGGGGCACATCCATGGGTCGTCCGCGTTCACCCAGGCCATGGCTTCGGCGCGTGCGTGGCGGGAGGAGCTGATCGCTACCCTACGCGCCGCCCACGGCATTCCCGACACGGCTGTCGCTGCCACGCGCGTCACAGCGCTGCTTCAGCCCTGA
- a CDS encoding ABC transporter permease: MLRILGHRLLLSVPLLLFVTALTFFLVSLTPGDPAVVILGQNRAPEEYQRLREQLGLLEPVPVQYARWVTTLAHGSLGVSIFNSESVVAKLNSRLGVTLSLVTITALVASVLGVALGIASALRRGVLARTVDVISMLGIVLPSFWIALILVAVFAVRLRWLPAIGYVHPTTSPGGWLRSLVLPVAVLAGPAIGLIAQQTRNAMLDVLERPFIRTLRAGGVQPLSLIYRHALRNAGIPILTVIGLVFIGLLGGTIIAENVFALPGLGGLAVEATGRHDLPVIQGIVLYFTVIVVAVNLLVDLLYAWLNPRIRV, translated from the coding sequence ATGCTGAGAATCCTCGGCCACCGTCTGCTGCTGTCTGTGCCACTGCTGCTGTTCGTGACGGCCTTGACGTTCTTCCTGGTGTCCCTGACGCCCGGTGACCCGGCCGTCGTGATCCTGGGACAGAACCGCGCGCCCGAGGAGTACCAGCGCTTGCGTGAACAGCTCGGGCTGCTCGAACCCGTTCCTGTTCAGTACGCCAGGTGGGTCACCACGCTCGCCCACGGCAGCCTGGGCGTGTCGATCTTCAACAGTGAGTCTGTCGTGGCGAAACTCAACTCGCGGCTCGGCGTCACCCTGTCTCTGGTGACCATCACGGCCCTGGTGGCGAGTGTGCTTGGCGTCGCCCTTGGCATCGCGAGCGCCCTCCGTCGCGGCGTACTCGCACGCACCGTGGACGTGATCTCCATGCTCGGCATCGTGCTGCCGAGTTTCTGGATCGCCCTGATCCTCGTCGCCGTCTTCGCCGTGCGCCTGCGCTGGCTGCCCGCCATCGGGTATGTCCATCCCACAACCTCGCCCGGCGGCTGGCTGCGCAGCCTGGTGTTGCCTGTAGCGGTGCTCGCCGGCCCAGCCATCGGCCTGATCGCCCAGCAGACCCGCAACGCCATGCTCGACGTCCTGGAGCGGCCCTTCATCCGCACCCTGCGGGCTGGCGGCGTCCAGCCCCTGTCGCTGATCTACCGGCACGCGCTGCGCAACGCCGGCATCCCTATCCTCACGGTGATCGGCCTGGTCTTCATTGGCCTGCTGGGCGGCACCATCATCGCCGAGAATGTGTTCGCCCTGCCCGGCCTGGGCGGACTCGCGGTCGAGGCCACCGGCCGGCACGACCTTCCGGTGATTCAGGGCATCGTCCTGTACTTCACCGTCATCGTCGTTGCGGTCAACCTGCTCGTCGACCTGCTCTACGCCTGGCTCAATCCAAGGATCCGTGTGTGA
- a CDS encoding dipeptide/oligopeptide/nickel ABC transporter permease/ATP-binding protein — MTAAMTVRPPRWPLLRALLRQPAAVVTLAFLALIILASLFARQLAPYTPDDFDLPARLSGPTARHLLGADELGRDMLSRLLYGGTKALVGIIEAVLTAVLIAVPIGILAGYVGGAFDRAVSFVTDLILAIPAIILVLVVLTVFPANLHAAMIALGVLVAPGFARIIRGITLPLKEADFVAAARVAGVSEGTIMVRHILPGVTRTAIVQASFVAANALLFAVALGFLGLTATPGEAEWGQIVAAAAQQISTQPWLLVPSGGLIALMALALMLLGNALRDATADIGGDAAPARPATDASITLATDTVEPARPIQPETLLSVRDLTVVFGGRGADTVIVDRVSFDVHAGETVGLVGESGAGKSVTALAVLRLLARDGRITGGQVVFEGQDITRLDDRTFDTLRGRALGLISQEPLSSLDPAFTIGSQLGELVQFHDRVGGAKNRERCLELLRQVQLRQPERVLQSYPHELSGGMAQRVAIALALAGRPRLLIADEPTTALDVTVQKEILTLLRDLQRDTGMAVLIVTHNLGVVADLCDRVIVLYAGQVFEDAGVYELFDRPLNPYTLGLLGANPAHAQPGQPLTVIPGRVPPPGSWPTHCRFAPRCAFAAPECLTSPIALAEPVDAHYSRCVRIDDLFLNPQHPPQFTSTAAGAGQQEAS; from the coding sequence ATGACCGCCGCCATGACCGTCCGCCCGCCCCGGTGGCCCCTGTTGCGCGCCCTGCTCCGGCAACCGGCCGCCGTCGTCACCCTTGCGTTTCTCGCCCTGATCATCCTCGCGTCGCTCTTCGCGCGGCAGCTCGCCCCATACACTCCGGACGACTTCGACCTTCCGGCGCGCCTCAGCGGGCCTACCGCCCGGCACCTGCTCGGCGCCGACGAACTCGGCCGGGACATGCTCAGCCGCCTGCTGTACGGCGGCACCAAAGCCCTGGTCGGGATCATCGAGGCGGTCTTGACAGCGGTGCTGATCGCAGTGCCCATCGGCATCCTCGCAGGGTACGTAGGAGGCGCGTTTGACCGCGCCGTGTCCTTCGTGACCGACCTCATCCTCGCTATTCCCGCCATTATCCTGGTTCTCGTCGTCCTCACCGTGTTCCCCGCCAATCTGCACGCGGCCATGATTGCCCTTGGTGTGCTCGTCGCGCCGGGCTTCGCCCGCATCATCCGCGGCATCACGTTGCCCCTTAAGGAGGCGGACTTCGTGGCCGCCGCCCGGGTCGCGGGCGTGTCCGAGGGAACGATCATGGTGCGCCATATCCTGCCCGGCGTGACCCGCACGGCGATCGTGCAGGCCTCCTTCGTTGCCGCCAACGCCCTGCTGTTCGCGGTGGCGCTGGGCTTCCTGGGGCTGACGGCCACGCCCGGGGAAGCCGAGTGGGGCCAGATCGTCGCGGCGGCGGCGCAGCAGATCAGCACACAGCCCTGGCTGCTGGTGCCGTCCGGCGGCCTGATTGCGTTGATGGCGTTGGCACTGATGCTGCTCGGCAACGCGTTGCGGGACGCCACGGCGGACATTGGGGGCGACGCAGCACCGGCACGTCCAGCCACCGACGCGTCCATCACGCTCGCCACCGACACGGTGGAGCCGGCCCGCCCAATTCAACCGGAGACGTTGCTGTCCGTCCGGGATCTCACGGTGGTGTTCGGGGGCCGTGGGGCAGACACGGTCATCGTCGACCGGGTCAGTTTCGATGTTCATGCTGGAGAGACGGTGGGCCTCGTCGGGGAATCCGGCGCCGGCAAGAGCGTCACTGCCCTTGCGGTGCTGCGCCTGCTGGCCAGGGATGGCCGCATCACGGGCGGTCAAGTCGTCTTCGAGGGTCAGGACATCACCCGCCTCGACGACCGTACGTTCGACACCCTGCGGGGGCGTGCGCTCGGCCTGATCTCCCAGGAGCCCCTCTCCAGCCTCGATCCGGCCTTCACCATCGGCAGCCAGCTCGGCGAACTCGTGCAGTTCCACGACAGAGTCGGTGGCGCAAAGAACCGTGAGCGCTGCCTGGAACTGCTGCGTCAGGTACAGCTGCGCCAGCCTGAACGCGTGCTGCAGTCCTACCCGCACGAACTGTCCGGTGGCATGGCGCAGCGCGTGGCGATCGCCCTGGCACTCGCCGGCCGGCCCCGCCTCCTCATCGCGGACGAACCCACCACCGCGCTCGACGTGACCGTCCAGAAGGAAATCCTCACGCTGCTGCGCGACCTCCAGCGGGACACCGGCATGGCCGTCTTGATCGTCACGCACAACTTGGGCGTGGTGGCCGACCTCTGCGACCGCGTGATCGTGCTGTATGCCGGGCAGGTCTTCGAGGACGCGGGGGTGTACGAGCTGTTCGACCGGCCACTGAACCCCTATACCCTGGGCTTGCTCGGTGCGAACCCGGCGCACGCCCAACCGGGACAGCCCCTCACCGTCATTCCCGGACGCGTCCCGCCACCGGGATCCTGGCCCACCCACTGCCGCTTCGCGCCACGCTGCGCCTTCGCCGCGCCCGAATGCCTCACCAGCCCCATTGCTCTTGCTGAACCAGTAGACGCGCATTACAGCCGCTGTGTCCGCATCGACGACCTGTTCCTGAACCCACAGCATCCTCCCCAGTTCACGTCGACCGCCGCGGGCGCGGGGCAGCAGGAGGCGTCATGA
- a CDS encoding ChbG/HpnK family deacetylase produces MTPHLIVRGDDMGLTHSSTAAALECMQFGIQTCTEVLVLGPWFVEAAMALQVHPQLDVGLHLALTCEWDTLRWRPLTSCSSLRGLHGELPQFITPHSAYPGQSLKERAWQLDDIEAEFRAQIEWGLSLIPQASHLSFHMLCQQLDPRVEALTTILGREYGLAIPEHERDLQIVSYSGAHRTAEEKRLGFIDMLRCLAPGQTSLFIDHPDQASDELGAIAHIGYDWVALDRTGVRQLFLDADVKGAIEQLGIQLRPTTTLQAAPTGTRG; encoded by the coding sequence GTGACGCCGCACCTCATCGTCCGCGGTGACGATATGGGACTCACCCACTCAAGTACGGCCGCAGCGCTGGAGTGCATGCAGTTCGGAATCCAGACCTGTACGGAAGTGCTCGTCCTGGGCCCCTGGTTCGTAGAGGCCGCGATGGCCCTCCAGGTTCACCCTCAGCTCGATGTCGGTCTGCACCTCGCGCTGACCTGTGAATGGGACACCCTCCGGTGGCGTCCCCTCACCAGTTGCTCCAGCCTTCGTGGACTGCACGGGGAACTGCCCCAGTTCATCACGCCCCACTCCGCCTACCCGGGACAGTCCCTCAAAGAACGGGCCTGGCAGCTCGATGACATCGAGGCGGAATTCCGCGCCCAGATCGAGTGGGGCCTCAGCCTCATTCCCCAGGCGTCACACCTGTCCTTTCACATGTTGTGCCAACAACTCGACCCACGGGTCGAAGCGCTGACGACGATACTCGGCCGCGAGTATGGGCTGGCGATTCCAGAACACGAACGCGACCTGCAGATCGTGTCGTACAGCGGCGCGCACCGTACCGCCGAGGAGAAGCGGCTGGGCTTCATCGACATGCTGCGCTGCCTAGCCCCAGGGCAGACCAGCCTCTTTATCGATCACCCCGACCAGGCCTCGGACGAGCTCGGTGCCATCGCCCACATCGGCTACGACTGGGTGGCGCTGGATCGTACCGGCGTCCGGCAGTTGTTTCTCGACGCGGACGTCAAAGGCGCCATCGAGCAACTCGGTATTCAACTTCGGCCGACCACAACCCTCCAGGCAGCACCTACGGGGACACGCGGATGA
- a CDS encoding ABC transporter substrate-binding protein has protein sequence MTSPKGTTRVLASSALCVSLLLSGSPAVAATPPGGTLTIAVGSGPTTLDPSTGEAANEAFFTIAYDSLISFGPDGTYQPGLATSWKWIGSDFKTIEFQLRKGVKFSDGSSFDAKAVKGWLDLQMKNKSPVANNLGTKAVQVTSPYTVRLTMADANPLALLFLSRSWLSGVIPCPKAAANPALLKTATCGAGPYVLDPKQTVTGDTYTYVANPNYWNPARVQWRKVILKVIANPQAALDAVRAGQVQVTGPAQPSLLPSALAAGLKSVGVPLNVASLDVLDKGGTLVPALKDVRVRQALNYAVDRQALSAALGGGQGGPVSTQFLQGSDGFDASLNSYYTYDVAKAKQLLADAGYPQGFELTILSTPLAGLDTMAQAVAGYWQAIGVKAKLDTKPAVADFFAGLTSGKYPVSVAGLGATTPTLVAWNCCFRPGAVWTPDKTAVPELEALIRKLRATDPTKTAPVAKQINSYLTKNAWYVPVYSNNLNYVYDPKKVIMPTPSGAQPVVNLVDIKPVQ, from the coding sequence ATGACGTCACCCAAGGGCACCACCCGCGTTCTGGCATCGTCGGCACTCTGTGTCTCACTGCTGCTCAGCGGTTCCCCGGCCGTAGCCGCCACCCCTCCCGGCGGCACCCTCACCATCGCCGTGGGCAGCGGGCCCACCACGCTCGATCCGTCCACTGGGGAGGCAGCCAACGAAGCCTTCTTCACCATTGCCTACGACTCCCTGATCTCGTTTGGCCCCGACGGCACGTACCAGCCCGGGCTCGCCACGTCATGGAAGTGGATCGGCAGCGACTTCAAGACCATTGAGTTCCAGCTGCGCAAAGGCGTGAAGTTCAGCGACGGCTCCTCCTTCGACGCCAAAGCTGTCAAGGGCTGGCTCGACCTGCAAATGAAGAACAAATCGCCAGTCGCCAACAACCTTGGTACGAAGGCTGTGCAGGTCACCAGTCCGTATACCGTCCGGCTCACCATGGCGGACGCCAACCCACTGGCCCTGCTGTTCCTGTCCCGTTCCTGGCTGTCCGGAGTCATTCCCTGTCCGAAGGCTGCCGCCAACCCTGCACTCCTCAAAACCGCGACCTGTGGTGCCGGTCCGTACGTCCTTGATCCCAAGCAGACGGTGACGGGTGACACGTACACCTACGTGGCCAATCCGAACTACTGGAATCCTGCCCGGGTGCAGTGGCGGAAGGTGATCCTGAAGGTCATCGCCAACCCGCAAGCTGCCCTCGATGCTGTCCGCGCCGGCCAGGTACAGGTGACCGGCCCCGCCCAACCGTCCCTGCTCCCGTCGGCGCTCGCGGCCGGTCTCAAAAGCGTCGGTGTTCCGCTCAACGTCGCCAGCCTCGATGTCCTCGACAAGGGGGGTACCCTCGTTCCCGCCCTCAAGGACGTCCGGGTTCGCCAGGCCCTCAACTACGCGGTGGATCGCCAGGCGCTCTCGGCGGCGCTGGGTGGGGGCCAGGGTGGTCCGGTGTCGACACAGTTCCTTCAGGGTTCCGACGGCTTCGACGCGTCTCTCAATTCCTATTACACCTACGACGTCGCCAAGGCCAAGCAACTGCTTGCGGATGCAGGTTACCCGCAAGGGTTCGAACTCACGATCCTGTCCACACCACTCGCTGGCCTCGACACCATGGCCCAGGCGGTGGCCGGGTACTGGCAGGCCATCGGCGTGAAGGCCAAACTCGACACCAAGCCTGCCGTGGCGGACTTTTTTGCCGGTCTGACCTCTGGCAAGTACCCCGTCTCGGTCGCGGGGCTCGGCGCGACGACCCCAACCCTGGTTGCCTGGAACTGTTGCTTCCGCCCAGGCGCAGTCTGGACGCCGGACAAGACAGCCGTTCCCGAACTGGAAGCGCTGATCCGCAAACTTCGCGCGACCGACCCGACCAAGACGGCACCGGTGGCGAAGCAGATCAACAGCTACCTGACGAAGAATGCCTGGTATGTGCCCGTCTACAGCAACAACCTGAACTACGTGTACGACCCGAAGAAGGTCATCATGCCCACACCCTCGGGAGCGCAACCCGTCGTCAACCTGGTCGACATCAAACCCGTCCAGTAA